A single genomic interval of Catenulispora sp. EB89 harbors:
- a CDS encoding alkane 1-monooxygenase encodes MTAIAVSGPAESSWRDGKKYLWPLGLLVPMIPWIAWGLAAATGLGVAWFAGPILVFGIFPFFDWAIGKDSDNPPDSVLAFLESQRYYRWCTYLYLPLQYAGLVTAAWIWSTGRLDTVDAIGLAVSVGTVGGIGINTAHELGHKKDDLERWLSKVALAQTLYGHFYIEHNRGHHVRVATPEDPASSRLGESFYRFWPRSVAGSFRSGWHLEKARLERSDRRPWTLRNDVLNAWAMSVAVFAALIAVFGVRIVPYLLIQAVFGFSLLEVVNYLEHYGLLRQKNGDRYERCAPRHSWNSNNIASNVLLYHLQRHSDHHANPTRRYQALRHFDDAPELPGGYATMIVLAYVPPLWRKVMDPKVVAHFDGDVRLANLQPRKREKLIAKYGATAGARSGARA; translated from the coding sequence ATGACGGCGATCGCCGTGTCCGGACCCGCCGAGAGCTCCTGGCGGGACGGCAAGAAATACCTCTGGCCGCTGGGCCTGCTGGTCCCGATGATCCCGTGGATCGCCTGGGGGCTGGCCGCGGCCACCGGCCTGGGCGTCGCCTGGTTCGCCGGACCGATCCTGGTGTTCGGGATCTTCCCGTTCTTCGACTGGGCGATCGGCAAGGACTCCGACAATCCCCCGGACTCGGTGCTGGCGTTCCTGGAGAGCCAGCGCTACTACCGCTGGTGCACGTACCTCTACCTGCCGCTCCAGTACGCGGGGCTGGTGACGGCGGCCTGGATCTGGTCCACCGGCCGCCTCGACACCGTCGACGCGATCGGGCTGGCGGTCAGCGTCGGCACGGTCGGCGGCATCGGCATCAACACCGCGCACGAGCTCGGCCACAAGAAGGACGACCTGGAGCGCTGGCTGTCGAAGGTGGCGCTGGCGCAGACCCTGTACGGGCACTTCTACATCGAGCACAACCGCGGCCACCACGTGCGCGTGGCCACTCCCGAGGACCCGGCGAGCTCGCGGCTCGGCGAGAGCTTCTACCGCTTCTGGCCGCGCTCGGTCGCCGGCAGCTTCCGCTCCGGATGGCATCTGGAGAAGGCCCGGCTGGAGCGCTCGGACCGCCGGCCGTGGACGCTGCGCAACGACGTGCTCAACGCCTGGGCGATGTCGGTCGCGGTGTTCGCCGCGCTGATCGCGGTGTTCGGCGTGCGGATCGTGCCGTACCTGCTGATCCAGGCGGTGTTCGGGTTCTCGCTGCTGGAGGTCGTGAACTACCTGGAGCACTACGGTCTGCTGCGGCAGAAGAACGGCGACCGCTACGAGCGCTGCGCGCCCCGGCACAGCTGGAACAGCAACAACATCGCCTCGAACGTGCTGCTCTACCACCTGCAGCGGCACAGCGACCACCACGCCAACCCGACCCGGCGCTACCAGGCGCTGCGGCACTTCGACGACGCGCCGGAGCTGCCCGGCGGCTACGCGACGATGATCGTGCTGGCGTACGTGCCGCCGTTGTGGCGCAAGGTGATGGACCCGAAGGTCGTGGCGCACTTCGACGGCGACGTACGGCTGGCGAATCTCCAGCCGCGCAAGCGGGAGAAGCTGATCGCGAAGTACGGGGCGACGGCTGGAGCACGCTCCGGGGCCCGGGCATGA
- a CDS encoding NAD(P)/FAD-dependent oxidoreductase, which yields MPERPGQQRPARFARPEHTVIVGTGVAGATAALTLRTEGYQGRITLVGAEPEAPYRRPPLSKDVLRGTVKTERIRLKPDAFWSDHDIDLRTGTTVTAIDTDTATVTLADGTGLGYRNLVLATGSKPRELSEAAGVPGVHHLRSLASAKALAAALADHPSVVVIGGGLVGLEIAASARSLGCSVSVLEAADRPMSRVLPAWLADPLAALHWDRGVEIHTGVAITGIERNARRGSSYGVTASDGRAWHAAVVVAAVGTVPETSLAEAAGLLVADGIVVDEYGRTSASGVFAAGDAANLPDTLHGGRHRGEHWNEAMEQGAAVARTIAGQLTPYPRLPWSWSDQHGVTIQVCGRPELGTEHEVQGDPAACDASVVFRRRDKVVGVVAMNRPAEFRALRQLALAAQE from the coding sequence GTGCCTGAGCGGCCCGGGCAGCAGCGACCGGCACGCTTCGCCCGTCCCGAGCACACGGTCATCGTGGGCACCGGCGTCGCCGGGGCGACCGCCGCACTGACCTTGCGTACCGAGGGATATCAGGGCCGGATCACCCTCGTGGGCGCCGAGCCCGAGGCCCCCTATCGGCGTCCGCCGCTGTCGAAGGACGTGCTGCGCGGCACTGTGAAGACCGAACGCATCCGGCTCAAGCCCGACGCTTTTTGGAGCGACCACGACATCGACCTGCGCACCGGTACCACGGTGACCGCGATCGACACCGACACGGCGACCGTCACGCTGGCCGACGGCACTGGCCTCGGCTACCGCAACCTCGTCCTGGCCACCGGCAGCAAGCCTCGCGAACTGTCGGAGGCGGCCGGCGTGCCGGGTGTGCACCATCTCAGGAGCCTGGCATCAGCGAAGGCGCTGGCGGCCGCGTTGGCCGATCACCCCTCGGTGGTGGTGATCGGCGGCGGCCTGGTCGGTCTCGAAATCGCCGCCTCGGCGCGAAGCCTCGGCTGCTCGGTTTCCGTTCTGGAAGCGGCTGATCGGCCGATGAGCCGCGTCCTCCCGGCCTGGCTCGCGGACCCGCTGGCCGCTCTGCACTGGGACCGCGGTGTCGAGATCCACACCGGCGTCGCCATCACCGGGATCGAGCGCAACGCGCGCCGTGGCAGCAGCTACGGCGTGACCGCTTCGGACGGCCGCGCATGGCATGCGGCGGTCGTCGTCGCGGCGGTGGGCACCGTCCCCGAAACGTCGTTGGCCGAAGCCGCGGGGCTGCTGGTCGCGGACGGTATCGTCGTGGACGAATACGGCCGCACCTCCGCCTCCGGCGTCTTCGCCGCGGGCGACGCGGCGAACCTCCCTGACACGCTGCACGGCGGCCGGCACCGCGGCGAGCACTGGAACGAGGCGATGGAGCAGGGCGCGGCGGTGGCCAGGACGATCGCCGGGCAGCTGACGCCCTACCCGCGGCTGCCCTGGTCGTGGTCCGACCAGCACGGCGTGACCATCCAGGTCTGCGGCCGGCCGGAGCTCGGCACCGAGCACGAGGTGCAGGGCGACCCGGCGGCGTGCGACGCCTCGGTGGTGTTCCGGCGACGGGACAAGGTGGTCGGGGTCGTGGCGATGAACCGGCCGGCGGAGTTCCGGGCGCTGCGGCAGCTGGCTTTGGCCGCGCAGGAGTAG
- the lepB gene encoding signal peptidase I produces the protein MRALRIAGAVVGVLVVLLVTAVGALATQSRTVDGHSMEPTLRNGSRFLVTPGSADQVHRFDVVVFNESVRNTTIVKRVIGVPGDKVEIRSSTDDAYQVLLQEAGSGPWYRVRVPAWAGQDAFGGTCCKADGSGSTVAQVQTVPAGHFFYLGDNPDGSADSRKFGWGEVPKVIGRVSMHTWPLSLSWGIGGRPTLTETTAPM, from the coding sequence ATGCGTGCCTTGAGAATCGCCGGGGCCGTGGTCGGCGTGCTGGTGGTGCTGCTGGTCACGGCGGTCGGGGCGCTGGCCACGCAGAGCCGGACCGTGGACGGCCACAGCATGGAGCCGACGCTGCGCAACGGCAGCCGGTTCCTGGTCACGCCGGGGTCGGCGGATCAGGTGCACCGGTTCGACGTCGTGGTGTTCAACGAATCGGTCCGGAACACGACGATCGTCAAGCGGGTCATCGGGGTGCCCGGCGACAAGGTCGAGATCCGTTCCTCGACCGACGACGCCTACCAGGTGCTGCTTCAGGAAGCCGGATCAGGCCCCTGGTATCGGGTGCGGGTTCCGGCGTGGGCCGGGCAGGACGCGTTCGGCGGTACGTGCTGCAAGGCCGACGGCTCGGGGTCGACGGTCGCGCAGGTGCAGACCGTGCCGGCCGGGCACTTCTTCTACCTCGGCGACAACCCCGACGGCTCGGCGGACTCGCGGAAGTTCGGGTGGGGCGAGGTCCCGAAGGTGATCGGGCGGGTCTCGATGCACACCTGGCCGCTCTCGCTGTCGTGGGGGATCGGCGGCCGGCCGACGCTCACTGAGACCACGGCTCCGATGTGA
- a CDS encoding rubredoxin, with product MSAYQCPVCDYVYDERRGDPREGFPAGTAWSEVPDDWTCPDCGVREKIDFERRDEA from the coding sequence ATGAGCGCGTATCAGTGCCCGGTCTGCGACTACGTCTACGACGAGCGCCGGGGCGACCCGCGCGAGGGCTTCCCGGCCGGGACCGCCTGGTCCGAGGTGCCGGACGACTGGACCTGCCCGGACTGCGGGGTCCGGGAGAAGATCGATTTCGAGCGGCGGGACGAGGCATGA
- a CDS encoding rubredoxin — translation MNQEAYKVWECQVCGFVYDEAVGWPDEDIPPGTRWADIPDDWSCPDCGAAKADFAMVETSRA, via the coding sequence ATGAACCAGGAAGCGTACAAAGTGTGGGAGTGCCAGGTCTGCGGCTTCGTCTACGACGAGGCGGTGGGCTGGCCGGACGAGGACATCCCGCCGGGCACCCGGTGGGCCGACATCCCGGACGACTGGTCCTGCCCGGACTGCGGTGCGGCCAAGGCGGACTTCGCGATGGTCGAGACGAGCCGTGCCTGA
- a CDS encoding TetR family transcriptional regulator, whose translation MTRYTESVRTSLRDRVLDAAYGLVADAGWAGLRMAHVAERAGVSRQTCYTEFGSKDALGQALVMREVDRFLDGIREVLDGHGADLRAGVTAGIEFTLRTAADNELLKAVITSQRGGDGELIAHLTTRSEPLLDTATAMLGAYAAHAWPEVDDYSRELAVECVVRLTVSNIVQPVDSPERTAERIARIVTRVALLPDRE comes from the coding sequence ATGACTCGCTACACCGAATCGGTCCGCACCAGCCTGCGGGACCGCGTGCTCGACGCCGCGTACGGCCTGGTCGCCGACGCCGGCTGGGCCGGGCTGCGCATGGCGCACGTCGCCGAGCGGGCCGGGGTGAGCCGGCAGACCTGCTACACCGAGTTCGGCAGCAAGGACGCGCTGGGCCAGGCGCTGGTGATGCGCGAGGTCGACCGGTTCCTGGACGGCATCCGCGAGGTGCTCGACGGACACGGCGCGGACCTGCGTGCCGGGGTCACCGCGGGCATCGAGTTCACGTTGCGCACCGCGGCCGACAACGAGCTGCTGAAGGCGGTCATCACCAGCCAGCGCGGCGGCGACGGCGAGCTGATCGCACACCTGACGACGCGGTCGGAGCCGTTGCTGGACACCGCGACCGCGATGCTCGGCGCCTACGCCGCGCACGCCTGGCCCGAGGTCGACGACTACTCGCGGGAGCTGGCCGTGGAGTGCGTGGTGCGGCTGACGGTCAGCAACATCGTGCAGCCGGTCGACTCCCCGGAGCGGACCGCCGAGCGGATCGCGCGGATCGTCACGCGCGTGGCGCTGCTTCCCGACCGCGAGTAG